The following are encoded together in the Adhaeribacter arboris genome:
- the obgE gene encoding GTPase ObgE: MATSNFIDYVKICCRSGHGGAGSAHLFRDKKNAKGGPDGGDGGRGGHIILRGNAQLWTLLHLQYQKHVIAKHGEGGGKDTSTGANGEDVILEVPIGTIARDAETGEVKTEITEDGQTVILTPGGRGGLGNAHFKSPTNQTPRYAQPGEPGLEEWVILELKLLADVGLVGFPNAGKSTLLSVVSAAKPKIANYPFTTLVPNLGVVAYRDYKSFVMADIPGIIEGASEGKGLGLRFLRHIERNSILLFMISAESANIANEYTILLNELGTYNPELLEKKRLLAVTKSDLLDEELENEIRATLPPQVPAVFISSITQKNIPVLKDMVWQALTNS, translated from the coding sequence GTGGCAACATCTAACTTTATTGATTACGTAAAAATTTGCTGCCGTTCCGGTCACGGTGGGGCCGGGTCGGCGCATTTATTCCGGGATAAAAAGAACGCTAAAGGAGGACCAGATGGAGGCGATGGTGGTCGGGGAGGGCATATTATTTTGAGGGGCAATGCCCAACTCTGGACCTTGCTGCACTTACAATATCAAAAACACGTTATCGCCAAGCACGGTGAAGGCGGCGGTAAAGATACTTCTACCGGCGCCAACGGGGAAGATGTCATCTTGGAAGTACCCATTGGTACCATTGCCCGCGATGCAGAAACCGGCGAAGTAAAAACGGAAATAACCGAAGACGGCCAAACGGTGATTTTAACGCCTGGTGGCCGGGGTGGGTTAGGCAACGCGCACTTTAAATCACCCACGAACCAAACTCCCCGCTACGCGCAACCCGGCGAACCCGGCCTGGAAGAATGGGTAATTCTGGAGTTAAAATTATTAGCTGATGTAGGCTTGGTGGGCTTCCCGAATGCGGGAAAATCGACGCTGTTGTCGGTAGTGTCGGCGGCTAAACCTAAAATTGCCAATTATCCTTTCACTACCCTTGTACCTAATTTAGGTGTGGTGGCTTACCGCGATTATAAGTCGTTTGTAATGGCGGATATTCCCGGTATTATTGAAGGTGCATCGGAAGGGAAAGGCTTAGGTTTACGTTTTCTCCGCCATATTGAGCGTAATTCCATTTTGTTGTTTATGATATCTGCCGAAAGCGCTAATATTGCCAATGAATACACTATTCTTTTAAACGAACTCGGTACCTATAATCCGGAGTTACTCGAGAAAAAGCGCTTATTGGCGGTTACCAAATCAGACTTACTCGACGAAGAACTGGAAAATGAAATTCGGGCTACTTTGCCGCCGCAGGTGCCGGCCGTGTTTATTTCCAGCATTACGCAAAAAAACATTCCGGTTTTAAAAGATATGGTTTGGCAGGCTTTAACCAACTCGTAA
- a CDS encoding nucleotide exchange factor GrpE: MSAENNTKHEAEDFENVTEASLPEDTGSEQSDTPAENEQPSGNGQATKSEAEINELKDKYLRLYSEFDNYKRRTSKERLDLLKTANQEMVVALLPVLDDFERARQSMETAQEVEAVKAGVDLIYNKLQSIMQQKGLKPMEAVGQSFDAELHEAITQIPAPDETQKGKVIDQVEKGYYLNDKVIRFAKVIIGA; the protein is encoded by the coding sequence ATGTCAGCGGAGAATAATACAAAACACGAAGCCGAAGATTTTGAAAATGTAACCGAGGCAAGTTTACCCGAAGATACTGGCTCCGAGCAGTCCGATACTCCTGCGGAAAACGAGCAACCATCGGGTAATGGTCAGGCTACTAAATCGGAAGCAGAAATAAACGAATTGAAAGATAAATATTTACGCTTATATTCAGAATTCGACAACTACAAACGTCGTACTTCTAAGGAGCGTCTGGATTTATTGAAAACAGCTAACCAGGAAATGGTAGTGGCTTTGCTGCCCGTGCTGGATGATTTTGAGCGGGCCCGTCAATCGATGGAAACTGCCCAGGAAGTAGAAGCGGTAAAAGCCGGCGTGGATTTAATTTATAATAAACTTCAGTCTATCATGCAGCAGAAAGGTCTGAAACCAATGGAAGCTGTGGGGCAATCATTTGACGCCGAGCTGCACGAAGCCATTACCCAGATACCGGCTCCGGATGAAACGCAAAAAGGTAAAGTTATAGACCAGGTTGAAAAAGGATATTACCTGAACGATAAAGTAATTCGCTTCGCGAAAGTTATAATAGGAGCATAG
- the dnaJ gene encoding molecular chaperone DnaJ has product MAKRDYYEVLGVSKSASADEIKKAYRKIAIKFHPDKNPDDPTAEDKFKEAAEAYEVLSDQEKRGRYDQFGHQGVNGGGYGHMNMEDIFSQFGDIFGGGSPFGDIFGGGRSSGGRRVRKGTNLRIKLKLDLEEIANGVEKKIKVKRYVACNTCGGNGAKNGTALQTCSGCQGTGQVKKVVNTMLGQMVSTSTCPVCDGEGKKVSQNCDVCQGEGRELREEVIAINVPAGVGDGMQLSMSGKGNVPQRGGIAGDLLIQIEEEVHPLLKREGNNIVFEQYISFVDAVLGANIEVPTIEGKVKIKIDPGTQGGKILRLRGKGIKDINGYGKGDQLIHINVWTPKHVSNDERQILEKLRNSDNFVPNPGKNEKGFFEKMKEYFQ; this is encoded by the coding sequence ATGGCTAAGAGAGATTATTACGAGGTATTGGGGGTGAGCAAAAGCGCCAGTGCTGACGAAATTAAAAAAGCATACCGGAAAATTGCCATTAAATTCCACCCGGACAAAAATCCGGATGACCCAACCGCCGAAGACAAATTTAAGGAAGCCGCCGAAGCGTACGAAGTTCTGAGCGATCAGGAAAAACGGGGCCGTTACGACCAATTTGGCCACCAGGGGGTAAATGGCGGCGGTTATGGCCACATGAACATGGAAGACATTTTCTCCCAGTTCGGCGATATATTTGGCGGTGGTAGTCCGTTTGGCGATATATTTGGCGGTGGCCGCTCGAGCGGTGGCCGCCGGGTACGGAAAGGCACTAACTTACGCATTAAATTAAAGCTCGACCTGGAAGAAATTGCCAATGGGGTGGAGAAAAAAATAAAAGTAAAACGGTACGTAGCTTGTAATACTTGCGGGGGTAACGGTGCTAAAAATGGTACAGCGCTGCAAACCTGTAGCGGTTGCCAGGGAACCGGCCAGGTAAAAAAAGTAGTAAATACCATGTTAGGCCAAATGGTTTCCACGTCTACTTGCCCGGTTTGCGATGGGGAAGGTAAAAAAGTAAGCCAAAACTGTGATGTTTGCCAGGGAGAAGGCCGGGAATTAAGAGAAGAAGTAATTGCTATTAACGTTCCGGCTGGGGTAGGTGATGGCATGCAACTTTCGATGAGTGGCAAAGGTAATGTACCCCAACGAGGTGGTATTGCCGGCGATTTGCTCATTCAAATTGAAGAAGAAGTTCACCCACTGCTGAAGCGCGAAGGCAACAACATTGTATTTGAGCAGTATATCAGTTTTGTGGATGCCGTTCTGGGTGCTAATATTGAGGTTCCGACAATTGAAGGTAAAGTTAAAATTAAAATTGATCCTGGTACCCAAGGTGGAAAAATTTTACGCTTACGCGGTAAAGGCATTAAAGATATTAACGGCTACGGTAAAGGCGACCAACTGATTCATATCAACGTCTGGACACCGAAGCACGTATCCAACGACGAACGCCAGATTCTGGAGAAGCTACGCAACTCCGATAATTTTGTACCCAACCCAGGAAAAAATGAAAAAGGCTTCTTCGAGAAAATGAAAGAATATTTTCAATAG
- a CDS encoding ABC transporter ATP-binding protein: MSILRIVGVSKKYATHLALQDITFEIPTGCIFGLLGPNGAGKTSLIRIITQITGADTGQVFFKEEPLHPNHIRSMGYLPEERGLYKKMKVGEQLLYLAQLKGLSKAEASDKIKKWVDKLEIRSWLDKTIEDLSKGMQQKVQFIATVMHQPELIILDEPFSGFDPINATIIKDEILALREAGSTIIFSTHRMESVEELCDNIALINRSRMILNGPVREIKNTYKTSSYLVEGTGRLLILSPDFKVVEQQQNGNYFRAVIQLLHGVSPNDLLRYLIERVEVHALREQIPSINDIFIKQVKEYQDA, from the coding sequence TTGAGCATACTCAGAATTGTAGGAGTAAGTAAAAAATATGCCACCCACCTGGCCCTGCAAGACATAACCTTCGAAATACCCACCGGATGTATTTTTGGCTTATTGGGCCCAAACGGAGCCGGTAAAACTTCTCTTATCCGAATTATTACCCAAATTACAGGGGCTGATACCGGTCAGGTTTTTTTTAAGGAAGAACCACTCCACCCCAATCATATCCGATCGATGGGGTATTTACCGGAGGAACGGGGTTTGTACAAGAAAATGAAAGTAGGGGAGCAATTGCTTTACCTAGCCCAACTAAAAGGCTTATCCAAAGCTGAAGCAAGCGATAAAATAAAAAAATGGGTAGACAAACTGGAGATCCGTTCCTGGCTAGATAAAACTATTGAAGATTTATCGAAAGGGATGCAGCAAAAAGTGCAATTCATTGCTACTGTCATGCATCAGCCAGAACTGATCATTCTCGACGAACCATTTTCTGGGTTTGACCCGATTAATGCTACTATTATCAAAGATGAAATTCTGGCGCTTCGCGAGGCGGGTTCTACTATTATTTTCTCTACCCACCGCATGGAATCGGTAGAAGAGCTTTGTGATAATATTGCTTTAATTAACCGGTCGCGCATGATTTTAAATGGGCCGGTACGGGAAATCAAAAATACCTATAAAACCAGCTCTTACCTGGTAGAAGGTACAGGTCGTTTATTGATTTTATCTCCGGACTTTAAGGTAGTGGAACAACAACAAAATGGCAATTATTTTCGGGCAGTCATACAATTGCTGCATGGAGTATCGCCAAATGATTTGCTGCGGTATTTAATTGAGCGCGTAGAAGTACACGCTCTGCGGGAGCAAATACCTAGTATTAACGACATATTTATCAAACAGGTAAAAGAATATCAGGATGCATAA
- a CDS encoding ABC transporter permease: protein MHKIWLIIQREYLVRVRKKSFIIMTLLGPLLLASIMVVPIWLASVSDATDTIEVLDESGLFVNAFKDNGETKYIPVSGSLETQKAAFLQTEYTALLYIPKLDLSKPEGIRLYSKTNLGITKQLQLENILKKEIETIKFKQSGIDREVLDKMKTNVSINTTNLTDSGEQNNNAMVTTAAGYVGAFLIYMFIFIYGVQIMRGVIEEKTNRIVEVIISSVKPFQLMAGKIIGIAAVGLTQFLLWIILSSVVTTVVSSRFEIDRFSDARITETLKASKDPGKAKEMHNVVSALDNLNLPLLLSCFIFYFLGGYLLYGALFGAVGSAVDNETDTQQFMLPITIPLVLSFIVAQTVIIKNPDGPVAFWMSMIPFTSPIAMMLRLPFGVPTWQILLSMLFLVLGFIFTTWIASRIYRVGILLYGKKPTYRELSKWLFY, encoded by the coding sequence ATGCATAAAATCTGGCTTATAATTCAGCGCGAATACCTGGTACGGGTACGCAAAAAAAGTTTTATTATCATGACCTTGCTAGGACCCTTGCTGCTGGCTTCTATTATGGTAGTGCCTATTTGGTTGGCTAGTGTTTCGGATGCTACGGATACCATTGAAGTGCTCGACGAAAGTGGCCTTTTTGTAAATGCCTTTAAAGATAACGGCGAGACTAAGTATATACCGGTAAGCGGATCCTTAGAAACGCAAAAAGCGGCTTTCCTGCAAACTGAATATACGGCCCTGCTTTATATCCCTAAGTTAGATTTAAGTAAACCGGAAGGCATCCGGCTATATTCTAAAACTAATTTGGGTATTACCAAGCAATTGCAACTGGAGAATATTCTGAAAAAAGAAATCGAAACGATTAAGTTCAAGCAATCCGGGATCGATCGGGAGGTGCTGGATAAAATGAAAACCAATGTTAGCATTAATACTACTAACCTTACGGATAGCGGCGAGCAAAATAATAATGCTATGGTTACTACGGCGGCCGGTTACGTAGGCGCCTTTTTAATTTATATGTTTATTTTTATTTACGGCGTGCAGATTATGCGGGGAGTAATAGAAGAGAAAACCAACCGCATTGTGGAAGTAATCATTTCGTCGGTGAAGCCTTTTCAACTAATGGCCGGTAAAATTATTGGTATTGCAGCGGTAGGCCTTACCCAGTTTCTGCTTTGGATAATTTTATCTTCGGTGGTTACAACAGTGGTCTCCTCCCGGTTTGAAATCGACCGGTTTTCCGATGCCCGTATTACCGAAACTTTAAAAGCAAGCAAAGATCCTGGTAAGGCAAAAGAAATGCACAACGTAGTAAGTGCCTTAGATAATCTGAATTTGCCCTTATTGTTGAGTTGCTTTATCTTTTACTTTTTAGGTGGCTATTTACTGTACGGAGCCTTATTTGGGGCAGTAGGTTCGGCGGTAGATAACGAAACCGATACCCAGCAATTCATGCTGCCCATAACTATCCCGCTGGTTTTATCTTTTATTGTGGCGCAAACGGTTATTATCAAAAACCCGGATGGCCCGGTAGCTTTCTGGATGTCCATGATTCCGTTTACCTCGCCCATTGCCATGATGCTCCGGTTACCTTTTGGCGTACCCACCTGGCAAATTTTATTATCTATGTTATTCTTGGTGCTGGGCTTTATTTTTACTACCTGGATAGCCAGCCGCATTTACCGGGTGGGAATTTTATTATACGGTAAAAAACCTACTTACCGGGAATTATCGAAGTGGCTGTTTTATTAA
- a CDS encoding HesB/IscA family protein, protein MATTTLNKIAPISITPRALNEVKLIMQNKNVPTEYGLRVGVQGGGCSGMSYLLGFDKKKDSDEAYEIDGVMVLMDKKHGMYVMGMEIDFQDGLNARGFTFNNPQAQSTCGCGSSFSS, encoded by the coding sequence ATGGCGACTACCACACTAAATAAAATAGCTCCTATCTCAATTACACCCCGGGCTTTAAACGAGGTAAAACTAATTATGCAGAATAAAAACGTACCAACCGAATATGGGTTACGGGTAGGCGTGCAAGGCGGCGGTTGTTCCGGCATGTCTTATTTGCTGGGTTTCGATAAAAAGAAAGATAGCGATGAAGCTTACGAAATAGATGGGGTAATGGTGTTGATGGATAAAAAACACGGCATGTACGTGATGGGGATGGAAATTGATTTTCAGGACGGACTAAATGCCCGGGGTTTTACTTTTAACAATCCCCAAGCCCAGAGTACCTGCGGCTGCGGCAGTTCTTTTTCTTCTTAA
- a CDS encoding DUF7935 family protein, which yields MHEYLFDLLKILLPAALVLVGMYLVIKSYLDKETQRRVLELRMKNTEIVLPIRLQAYERICLLLERIAPSNLLIRVSPAGQNAVEFQYTLLAEIRNEFSHNVSQQVYMSEVAWQHVKQAKEDVVTMVNKAFHELPENAKGTDLAKRILESVIADNYDPTTATLSFIKQEINQVF from the coding sequence ATGCATGAATACCTTTTTGATTTATTAAAAATTTTATTGCCCGCTGCTTTGGTTCTAGTAGGCATGTACCTGGTAATTAAATCTTACCTCGACAAAGAAACCCAACGCCGGGTTTTAGAATTAAGAATGAAAAACACCGAAATAGTTTTACCTATTCGTTTGCAAGCTTACGAACGGATTTGTTTATTGTTAGAACGGATTGCGCCCAGCAATTTATTGATTCGGGTAAGTCCGGCTGGCCAAAATGCAGTAGAGTTTCAATACACGCTTCTGGCCGAAATCCGGAACGAATTTAGCCATAATGTGTCGCAACAAGTGTACATGAGCGAAGTTGCTTGGCAGCACGTAAAACAAGCCAAAGAAGACGTCGTAACCATGGTGAACAAAGCTTTCCACGAACTACCCGAAAATGCCAAAGGTACCGATTTAGCGAAACGCATTCTGGAATCTGTTATAGCCGATAATTATGATCCTACTACTGCGACTTTAAGCTTTATTAAGCAGGAAATAAATCAGGTATTTTAA
- a CDS encoding aminotransferase class V-fold PLP-dependent enzyme codes for MNNKIYFTPGPSELYPTVPAHLATAMANKIGSISHRSQQFKDIYAHAVNGLLQLLQLPANWDILFVASANEVWERAIQNNVERESFHLVNGSFSKRFYEISQELGRKATKWEIPFGQGFTLAEVEVPEKTELVALVQNETSSGASMPAADINQFREKVDSEALIYVDAVSSAPYPEFDFNQIDSTYFSVQKGFGLPAGLGIWLVNDRCVAKAEKLKSKGNSIGSYHSIPALLSKARAYQNPETPNVLAIYLLGKVVEEMNHHGVATIRQETEAKAKVIYGYLAESQNFDIAVAEPAHRSQTTVIANTKVSSAEVIKKLAPFDMVIGSGYGNYKDTQIRIANFPAHSLAQIQALVYKLRELFG; via the coding sequence ATGAACAACAAAATATACTTTACGCCGGGGCCTTCGGAATTGTACCCCACTGTTCCCGCCCATTTGGCTACTGCTATGGCGAACAAAATTGGCTCTATTTCGCACCGGAGTCAGCAGTTTAAAGATATTTATGCGCATGCGGTAAATGGTTTGCTGCAGTTGTTACAATTGCCCGCAAACTGGGATATTTTGTTTGTTGCCTCAGCCAATGAAGTTTGGGAACGAGCCATTCAGAATAATGTGGAACGCGAAAGCTTTCATCTGGTAAATGGGTCTTTCTCGAAGCGGTTTTACGAAATTTCTCAGGAACTTGGTAGAAAAGCTACCAAGTGGGAAATACCTTTTGGGCAAGGCTTTACTCTTGCTGAAGTAGAAGTTCCTGAAAAAACGGAGTTGGTAGCCTTAGTACAAAATGAAACCAGTTCCGGTGCCAGTATGCCAGCAGCGGATATAAATCAATTCCGGGAAAAAGTAGATTCCGAAGCCTTAATTTATGTAGATGCGGTTTCTTCGGCGCCTTATCCGGAGTTTGATTTTAATCAGATTGACTCTACCTATTTTTCAGTGCAGAAAGGCTTTGGCTTGCCCGCCGGTTTAGGTATTTGGCTGGTAAACGATCGTTGCGTAGCGAAAGCGGAAAAATTAAAATCTAAAGGAAATTCGATTGGTTCGTATCATAGCATTCCGGCTTTGCTGAGTAAAGCGCGGGCCTACCAAAACCCGGAAACCCCGAATGTGCTGGCAATTTATCTGCTGGGTAAAGTAGTGGAAGAAATGAATCATCACGGAGTAGCTACTATCCGGCAGGAAACGGAAGCTAAAGCCAAAGTTATTTACGGTTACTTAGCAGAAAGCCAGAACTTTGATATTGCCGTAGCGGAACCAGCGCACCGGTCGCAAACTACGGTAATTGCCAACACTAAGGTTTCATCAGCGGAAGTAATCAAAAAATTGGCACCTTTTGATATGGTAATTGGCAGCGGCTACGGAAATTATAAAGATACTCAAATCCGGATTGCTAACTTCCCAGCGCATTCCCTGGCTCAGATTCAGGCATTAGTGTATAAATTACGGGAGCTATTCGGGTAA
- the serA gene encoding phosphoglycerate dehydrogenase, producing the protein MIKDKFFIIDFDSTFTQVEALDELGEISLKDDENKDQILAEIKNLTNSAMDGKSSFTEGLTQRLILLKANKKHLTPLIATLKTKVSDSIRRNKDFFTAFADQILIVSSGFKEFITPIVTEYGIKEENIYANTFRFDENGNIIGFDQENVLCRDKGKIKLLENLALQGDVYVLGDGYTDYEIKEAGLANKFYAFTENVVRDAVVAKAEHIAPSFDEFLYQNKLPMAISYPKNRISVLLLENIHPEAVRLFKQEGYQVEIMSTALNEEELSEKVKNVSILGIRSKTQVTQKVIQSANKLMAVGAFCIGTNQIDLKACAKAGIAAFNAPYSNTRSVVELAIGEIIMLSRNIPNKSEKMHQGKWDKSAHNSFEVRGKKLGIVGYGNIGSQLSVLAEAMGMEVYYYDMVEKLQLGNAKKCTSLKQLLSIADIITLHVDGRASNKDLFGSAEFEAMKDGVIFLNLSRGHLVDIPSLVKNIKSGKIIGAAVDVFPYEPANNAEEFVNELRGLPNVILTPHIGGSTSEAQANIANFVPNRIMEYINSGNTYQSVNFPNIQLPELKNAHRLIHVHDNVPGVLAHINNVLANHHVNILGQYLKTNENIGYVITDIDKAYDKNLIGDLRNIQNTIKFRVLY; encoded by the coding sequence ATGATTAAAGACAAATTTTTCATAATAGATTTTGATAGTACGTTTACTCAGGTAGAAGCTCTGGATGAGTTAGGAGAAATTTCGCTGAAAGACGATGAGAATAAAGATCAGATTCTGGCCGAAATCAAGAACCTGACCAATAGCGCCATGGACGGTAAAAGCTCATTTACCGAAGGATTAACCCAGCGTTTGATATTATTGAAAGCCAACAAAAAGCACTTAACCCCGCTAATTGCCACGCTAAAAACCAAAGTATCGGATTCTATCCGTCGCAATAAAGACTTTTTTACCGCCTTTGCCGATCAGATTTTAATTGTTTCGAGCGGATTCAAAGAATTTATTACTCCTATTGTTACCGAGTACGGCATTAAAGAAGAAAATATTTATGCCAATACCTTCCGGTTTGATGAAAACGGCAACATTATAGGATTTGACCAGGAGAATGTACTGTGCCGCGACAAAGGCAAAATTAAATTATTGGAAAATCTGGCTTTACAAGGCGATGTGTACGTGCTAGGCGATGGCTACACGGATTACGAAATCAAAGAAGCTGGCTTAGCGAATAAATTCTACGCTTTCACCGAAAACGTAGTCCGCGATGCGGTTGTTGCCAAAGCCGAACACATTGCGCCCAGCTTCGATGAGTTTTTGTACCAGAATAAACTACCCATGGCTATTTCTTATCCTAAAAACCGGATAAGCGTGTTGCTCCTGGAAAATATCCACCCGGAAGCGGTACGTTTGTTTAAGCAGGAAGGATACCAGGTGGAAATCATGAGCACGGCTCTGAACGAAGAGGAACTAAGTGAAAAGGTAAAAAATGTATCCATCTTAGGCATCCGGTCGAAAACTCAGGTTACCCAAAAAGTAATTCAAAGTGCGAATAAACTAATGGCGGTTGGGGCATTCTGCATCGGCACGAATCAAATTGACCTGAAAGCTTGTGCCAAAGCCGGAATTGCGGCCTTTAATGCGCCCTACAGCAACACCCGCAGCGTGGTAGAATTAGCTATCGGCGAGATTATCATGCTTTCCCGAAACATACCCAATAAGAGCGAAAAAATGCACCAGGGCAAATGGGATAAATCGGCGCATAATAGTTTTGAGGTGCGGGGTAAAAAATTAGGTATTGTAGGTTACGGCAACATTGGCTCTCAGTTGTCGGTTCTCGCCGAAGCGATGGGCATGGAAGTGTATTACTACGATATGGTAGAAAAGCTACAACTTGGAAATGCCAAAAAATGCACCTCTTTAAAGCAACTGCTGAGTATCGCCGATATCATAACCTTGCACGTAGATGGTCGAGCCAGCAACAAAGACTTATTTGGTTCTGCCGAGTTTGAAGCCATGAAAGACGGAGTTATTTTCTTGAATTTGAGCCGGGGCCATTTGGTAGATATTCCGAGTTTAGTTAAAAATATTAAATCCGGTAAAATTATAGGCGCCGCGGTAGACGTATTTCCGTACGAGCCGGCGAACAATGCCGAAGAATTTGTGAACGAGTTGCGCGGTTTACCTAATGTTATTTTAACCCCGCACATTGGCGGCAGTACTTCCGAAGCCCAGGCCAATATTGCCAACTTCGTTCCGAACCGCATAATGGAGTACATAAACTCGGGTAATACCTACCAAAGCGTTAATTTCCCGAATATTCAGTTACCAGAGCTGAAGAATGCGCATCGTTTAATTCACGTCCACGACAATGTTCCGGGAGTACTAGCCCATATTAATAATGTGCTGGCCAACCACCATGTGAATATTTTGGGTCAGTATTTAAAAACGAACGAAAACATTGGCTACGTCATCACCGATATTGATAAGGCCTACGACAAAAACCTGATCGGCGACCTACGCAATATCCAAAACACCATTAAATTCCGGGTGCTTTATTAG
- the bshA gene encoding N-acetyl-alpha-D-glucosaminyl L-malate synthase BshA, giving the protein MNIGVVCYPTFGGSGVVATELGNALAVRGHKVHFITYSQPVRLDFFSANVFYHEVNIPSYPLFQHAPYELALASKMVDIVQFEKLDILHVHYAIPHASAAYMAKQILKTKGINIPFVTTLHGTDITLVGKDSSYEPVVTFSINQSDGVTAVSNDLRRETYEHFAIEKEIVVIPNFINLQRFRKQHKEHFRAAIAPFGEKLLVHTSNFRSVKRVQDVLKIFDKVRRKIPSKLLLVGDGPDRQKMEKLCRQLKICGDVRFLGKLDAVEEVLSVCDLFLMPSEKESFGLAALEAMACEVPVISSNAGGIPELNVDGVTGFVSKVGDVEDMVKNALYILDDAQLPQFRVNALARAREFEVDKIVPRYEEVYQNVIDAQLQEVSASV; this is encoded by the coding sequence ATGAATATCGGAGTTGTTTGTTATCCTACTTTTGGCGGCAGCGGTGTAGTAGCCACCGAACTAGGTAACGCTTTGGCTGTAAGAGGCCACAAAGTGCATTTTATAACTTATAGTCAGCCGGTGCGGCTTGATTTTTTTAGTGCCAACGTTTTTTACCACGAAGTAAATATTCCGTCGTATCCTTTATTTCAGCACGCACCTTACGAGTTGGCCTTGGCCAGTAAGATGGTAGATATTGTGCAGTTTGAAAAGTTGGATATTCTGCATGTCCATTATGCCATTCCGCACGCTTCCGCTGCTTACATGGCAAAACAAATCTTAAAAACCAAAGGGATTAATATTCCCTTTGTTACCACATTGCACGGCACCGATATTACCTTGGTCGGAAAAGACTCATCGTACGAACCGGTAGTAACTTTCAGCATCAATCAGTCGGATGGCGTTACCGCCGTTTCGAACGACCTGCGCCGGGAAACCTACGAGCATTTCGCCATCGAAAAGGAAATTGTGGTTATCCCTAATTTTATCAATTTACAACGGTTCCGGAAACAGCACAAAGAACATTTCCGGGCCGCTATTGCTCCTTTCGGCGAAAAGTTGCTGGTGCATACGTCTAACTTCCGGAGCGTGAAAAGGGTACAGGACGTGTTAAAGATATTTGATAAAGTACGGCGCAAAATTCCGAGTAAATTATTATTGGTGGGCGATGGCCCCGACCGGCAGAAAATGGAAAAATTATGCCGTCAGCTTAAAATTTGTGGCGACGTGCGCTTTTTGGGCAAGTTAGATGCTGTGGAAGAAGTACTTTCGGTGTGCGATTTATTTTTGATGCCCTCGGAAAAAGAAAGCTTTGGCCTAGCCGCTCTGGAAGCGATGGCTTGCGAAGTGCCGGTAATCTCGTCTAACGCCGGCGGTATTCCGGAGCTGAACGTAGACGGGGTAACCGGATTTGTGAGCAAAGTGGGCGATGTGGAGGATATGGTAAAAAATGCTTTGTATATTCTGGATGACGCCCAGTTACCGCAATTCCGGGTAAATGCTTTGGCCCGCGCCCGCGAATTTGAAGTGGATAAGATTGTGCCCCGCTACGAAGAAGTATACCAAAATGTAATTGACGCTCAGTTACAAGAGGTGAGTGCCTCGGTTTAA